The nucleotide window GCGCACACTTATGCTATCCTTCTGTGCCTTATTGAAAAGCTCGCGCGAGACAAATCTGCTCGTTACTTTGAGTGTCCCAAAAATGTCGGCTGGGTTCTCGTTGTCCCCATTGATCAGAACGACCTCCACGACGGCTTCTGCGGCGTTACTCATCACAATATAATTCACCGTTGCCTGGCCGTATTTGCCCTTGATTGCGGTATGGATTGGCGTGTCGTATAAATTGCCCGTACTGTAGTAGTTCCAGTCAATCTGACCTCGGctgacctcgtcctcgggggATGGGTCGGAGTCATGGTCCATAAGATTTAGGTCGATAAGGAAGCTGTCAGCGGCCGAGATTGCCCGAGATGGGCCAGAGAGCGCGACTGGGTCGCGCGGGCGGATAGACTGGGGGTTCGCCTTGTCGATATTGTAGATGTCTTGCGTGCCCACGCTGTCGGTAGCTGTAATGGTGCCGTAGAGATCGCCCGGGTTCTCCTGATCGATGTTGTCAATGACCACCCAGAGGATCTCTACCAACGGGCGGCCTTCGGGAATCAATGCCTGGACCTGGCGCCGAGGCCTAGAACCACCGTTAATGTTGTAACGTAGCAACATGCCGAGCACAGCGATTGCGTCTGCCACCCCTCCGATGTGCATGGGGTTAGGCTGAGGAAGCCGAAAAGTCTCGGGATTCTGGTCGTGATGGAGCAATGCGGCAGAAACCCGTCCCCAGCCGTTTTCAAGCCCAGTGATATTGCCGTCCGGTATAATGCCTTCTAGGTAGGCATCGGAAATATAAGTAGTTATTCTTGTAAATCTCATGGCTTCAGAAATCATCTGAATAACGACAATCAATCCACGCGCTCTGGTGCTGTGATCATCATCACGTGAGCGCGCAAGGCTGTTTACAGCATTGATAAGTTGCTGCCGGCCGAGCGGGATGGTAGTTCTTGAGTGgccctcagcagcagcagcctccaaGGCGGGGTAGCCACCCCGAAACCCCAAGAGCGCGGATCCGGGGATGAGTTGTGGCTGACCAGGGTCCGGATTAAATTCGTACCAGTGATCAGAGGCCTCGGCTCGATAGCCATCCAGGTAGAGGTTGTCCATTCGGATCCTAAACCTCATAGCCTGAGATTGTGTACGTAGTACTAGGTCGAACCATCTATTGGGCGGATTCTGTTGAGGAGGGAGAACCGGTAGGCTATGAGAGAGAGTATCACGGTCCTGAACCCTGCGGCGCAGTCGCTCGATGAGACTGCTGAATAGTTCCGGAGTGCTCGTTTGAACGTTGAACTCCTCAACAAATTCTGGATCGTTCCGCTGCTCTAGCCGATTAAAATGGCGAGGGGAGTGCAGCCCAGGcttgagctcgtcgatgGTCGCAATATGGCCAaggtcgctgccgctgctggaaGTGGAAGGGATTCGAAGGGCgctgccgatggcggccCACGTCGATATTGCGAGAGCTGGTATGAGTAACTTCATAATGAACTGGTATCCGGCCAATGATGGCGGTCAACAGATTGCTGGCTCGAAGAACAACTAGTGAGTGATGCGGTGCCAGTTTTGGCGGTAGAAGGGACAGGAGCAGCGCTTTTATACTACGACCTCGTACGACTGCCTACATCTCTACACGGCACATATGCGTCGTGGTGGCCTGTGAGAGCCCGCTTACACCTCTCGAACCAGACGTCCCTGGGCCAtgcctttttttttcgaTTCCTTCGGGGGCGACGAGTCAACTTACCTGCACCCCTTattgacgacgggcgcgatTCTCCGCGCAGTCGGGGTTCCCGAATCCTCAGACACGCAGTCCTGccatccctccatccctccatccatccatccatccatacaTCCATCCTAGAGTCGATCATCGTTGGGGCAAGTTTGTATGCACCAAGTACCTTTGTGTTGACTCGCTATGCATGGCGATGCAGCCTTTGGCCTCTGCCTCGTGACAATGAGAAGCCCGCGAGTTACTTTTGGCTTTTGATCAACTTGACGGGACTCTATCTGGCACGGTTTcggctactactactaagtGACTTGGTATTTCGGTTGTCGCCACGAGCATACTGACCAAGAAAACAGCAATAATAACACCGTTGATGTTCGAGCCTAGCGTGTGCATGAAAATGCTGTCTGTTCCCCCTGGCCTCATCCGCCACTCCCGCGCCCCACGGGCTCTACGTCTGCGAAGAAGCCGTGAACCGATTAAGTGCCCGAATTCTCCATCTACATCTTACAATTCACTACACGGCCATAGTTCGGACGAAAAATTTACACCGCGGGCAAGATCGGATTATCTGAAACGTTACATCTCTAATAAGACCATTCTGTTCCTAATACGAGATGTAGAGGAGAGCCGGACGCGCCGGCGTAGCGATAGCCGAATATACATTAAACTCCTAGGGTGCGATTGTGTCAGGAAAGGCATGGCAATGCCAGCATGGCTACTCATGTCCTTGCAAACTATCCCGCTTACAAAGTAGACCACGATGTGGCTTATCGACTGTGGAGCCACCTTGCCGAACACATGGTTCGAGATCGGACGGGTCGTTCTCGGTCGCATACGCTGCACAGCCGCTGAAACTGATCGAGACATGACACCATCTCCTTCTGATAAAATTCCATCCGGCACTAAAGCCAGACCCATAATAAACATCCCGCGGAAGCGAGGGTGCAAGTACCTGCATATAAGTCGGACCTGGTCTGTGTCGAGGATGGAGCCACCCTCGGTGTGCAGTTCCCCCAACACCTCACCAACCTAGCCACGCCGCGACACCTCTAGAAAGCATGCAAGTTCCCATCTATCTGCATCGACATTATGCCCTTTCGATTATGCATATCCTGTGGCTCCTAATGCGGCAATGCATCCGCCGTTGTTGTTCTCTCATACTCTCTCGATCGTGACATGACAGTACTTGGGGCGATTGACAATGTGCTCTTCAATGTCGCCGCTGTTCAGCTACTCCTTTTCGTCGCTATTGAGTGGGTTCTTCACTTTCACAACTTTGAAACTGAAGATTAAGAGCGCCATGATGAACTTCAGCTAGGGGAGAGCCTGCCTCTTACCGAAGCATTGGCGGGGCCCAGTAGAGAATGCTAGGTTCGGACCGGCTCTCGGATCGAAAACCCCCGTTTATGACCGTTGTCGTCGGTCTCCTTCAGCGATGTCATCGTCTTTCCAAGCAGGGACTCCTTGTCCACCGCTGATCCCCACCGCAGGTTTGGCTTTTCCAGAGTGTTCGATACCGGACTCTATTAGAGAAGGTCCCGCTAGGCAGATGATGATGTCTGTATCTTTCGAGATCCTATATTCGCGAATATAGGTATCGCATGTCGCTTTTCGGATAATAGGTGTCGCAGTCGCGGCACATAGAAGCGGCTCCTCAACCACCGATTAAAGTAAGGTACTTGCAGGGAGAGTAACTCGGACATTGTCGGCAGGCGGTATTCCGAGCGTGCGAGAGGGCATGCCTGCCATAGGGCTTCACGGAATCGAGACTGCACGTCTTAGTATCGGATCATATGCTTCAACTACCACGCCAAGACTATTGCAGTAGTGTCATGACCCGCGACTAAATACCATAGAAGCTTGAGAAGAGTTAGCCGTTGCCTTGAGCATACCCTCTCAGTACATACCTCATCTCGAATCGCTAGGGAATAGAAATCGGGATCGCGTCCGCtcggtcggcggcatcctgcTCTCGTTAAAGTAAATGGTCTAAAGCACATCGCGGGGGGGAATTCCTTAGGTCTCGCAAGCCGTTTATCTATTTGGCGCCTTAAGAgtgacgacctcgtccaAAAAGATCGAAAATGCTTAGGCTTTAAGAGTGCCAGTAATTGCGCTAGCCCTGGAAAAGGACTGCTCTGGGCAATAGAAATCGTTTCTGGTATATCGAGCAAGGCTTCCACCTCGGGGCTCGGAGGGGAAGCTGTGAATCCAACGGTTCTCGCGCGCCTGGCTGGAAGATGTCACTATGGCGGTTCTTTAGCTGATTGATGCTTGCCGTGACTGAGCACTGGGCTTTATCCATGTCAAAAGTAACGCTACAGATCATGTCTCATCTCGCTAGGTACAGGTCTTGACTAGCGGAGAAGGGAATGGTAGTGGTATCTAAGACTAATGGCTGTTATAGAAGCTCTTGCAATTTTTAGAATAGTTATTACAGTCCTGTATGAAGATAGAGTAACTGGTTGCTTTTCCGCGCCTGCTGAGTTTATTGCTACGTCGAAAATGTTATTTCTCATGCCCTTGCGACGCTTATGCGAGTTTTATGCAAGATTCTCGAGGCAGCAGATGAGGGCCGGGTCGGCTCAAGCTAATAAGAATGAGCGCGCAGACAGACTAACTTAGCACGTAAATTGTGGAGCCCCATGCCCCGAAACTTATATACTCTTCGGGCTTGCTCTTCGGGCATGACGGATAGCTTTCGTTTATAACTTGCTTACCTCTATCCCGTATGCGAGCATATTAGTGCCTGTAAGCATGTTAGCCCGCCCGCGAAGCTGACACAGACAGAAATATGGAGATCATTTCAATGTTCCTAGGTGTAATGTAGCTACGCTTCGGAACCGAAGGCCGAAAATAGCGACTTCGCAGCGACTTTCTCAGCATTCGCGTGGAATTCGACGAACGACCTAGGCGAATTGGGAGATGAAGATGCCGCGACAGGCCGATGGCGCAAACGAGAAGTGGGACGTGTACGATCCAGAGAGTTCAATGTTGGTCCAAGAGCAAAGCCCTGGAAGAACCGGGCGCGACTTTGTTGTGCCGCGCAACAATAAAAGCCGCGAGGGGTGCCTTGGTTCGAGCATCAATGAACCCAACCTttcatcttcttctcccaACTGCAATCCCAATCTTTCGTCGATTGCCATCATGAAGCTCATGACCCTCTCCGTCCTCAGTGCCTATGTGGCATcgaccctcgccgccgactgcTTTGGCATTGTGAACAAGGGCCTCGCGGACCTCGCAGACCCTTACTGGGATGCTCGCTACGCCATGTGTCACAACGAGCCCAACTCAGGCTGCGGCTATCAGCAGGAGTGCTCGACCTATGCCTCGAAGCCGCTCGGTTATGGCGGCCAGATGAAGCTTCAGGTGACCCTCACGCGCAAGTACACGAGCAACAAAAAGGGGTTCAAAGACTGCTGGGTACGACGAACGCAATAACTCCACCACCCTATCAAATCTTTCATGCGGTGCAGAGAAGCTAACTAAGCAATTCAACACAGGCCGCTACCGAGTGAGCGCGAGTTCTCGTTTCCAATTCGGGGTTTTACTGACAAGTTGCAGGGACATGATCAACCAGTGTGTCAAGGGACAACAGAGATACGCCGGTACTTGGTCGGCCAACGGTCAACTGTACCAGGTTGACGGAGAAATCGTTGAGGCCTAGAAGCGGGGCGATGTCTGATGGTGAGAGCCCGGGTCCATCACCAGGGAGACCTTCATCCGCCGTAGGGGAGGGAGCAGGTGTTCGTTTCACGGGCTAATCCGTGCCCTCGTTCCACACCGTGGAAGATTATTTGTATTGGTAGGCAGCTTTGCCCTAGGAAAGCATATGTTATTATAGCTAGAGGCCGATAGCCGACGTCTCCGTCGAATGCAGCACGGCTGCTACTTTGGACTGAGAAAAACACAAGGCACTGACAAGCATGTGTGGGCATGTGCCATGATCGTGACTTGTACCTAAAAATCAGCACCGAGCAGCACGAATACCGTAGTACTCGGATTCGATCTGACACTGCTGACTGGGCTGCATTGAACAAAGCAATGCTTTTTAAATAGCGACTTATATTTGAGATCATTATTCATTGCTGGAATCCAACGTCTCCATTGAGCAATCTGGCTGAGATGGGAACGTCTGGAACGACATCGACTATTTCATGTAAATATCAAGGCTCTGCCCTCCTCCGGCATATCACCTCGCCGCTCGGCACCGCAAACCAAGCATCCTCCTCGGACCCCCACCGCTTCCAGACATCGGAAGCCTTTGCCAGTTCATCTTCGGtggccacgcccgcctccttcGCCGTCTCGGCAAACGAAGAAGCCACCGTTCGCTCCGCCCATAACCCGCTCCACCAGGCGATTTCTTCGGGCGTGCTGTAGCACCAGCTGGTGGAGCTCGCGGacacgtcggcgggcgcgaagcCGGCGCGACGGGCCCAGGCGTGCACCATGCGACCCGCGTCGGgttcgccgccgttggcggtCGCTACCCGCCGGTACAGGGCGCGCCAGTCCtccatgccgtcgacgtcggggTGCCACGAGAAGGCGCCGTAGTCGgactcgcgggcggcgacgatgccgctgccgggcctGGCGACGCGACGCATCTCGCGCAGGATGCCGACGGGGTCCTTGACGTGCTGCAGGACCTGGTGgcagaagacgacgtcgaagcTGCCGTCGGGGAAGTCGAGggcgttggcgtcgccgacgacgaagtcgATGTTGGCGACGCCTCGttcggcggccagggcccGCGCCTTTTCCagcacgtcgccggcgcgctcgaggcccgTGACGTGGCCCTGCGGGACGAGCGCGGCCAggtcgacggtgatggtgccGGGTCCGCAGCCgatgtcgaggacgcgcaTGGACGGCGCGACATGTGGCAGCAGAAAGGCCGCCGagttggcggcggtgcgccaGGCGTGCGACCGCAGCACTGAGGCGTGGTGGCCATGCGTGTAAGTCGCGGCCTCGGATTTGTTGGGTGCGCCGTCTGTTGCGGACATGGCTACAAATAACGTCTGGGGGAGTTGTGGGCGGGGGCTTTGTGGGAAACAGCACGGTGTTGTCTTCACCAGCTGTGCCTGTATGTTGTTTGACCGTCTCCAGTGAGGCGACAGAGGGAAACTTTATATGTTTGTTTGGTTCCAATTCATGGCGGTTGATCAAGTCCGGTGTCGGAGCTTCTGAACGGCAGGCGCAACCCAtagcgggcgccgcctccgcctccgcagCCGATCGTCAGCTCCACATCCGCCCCGACCTGGCACTATTATCTTCATCTTCCTTCATCTTGCACTCCGGGCAAGACGCTATTTCCGTCACCACGTAGGATGTGTTGTGTTGATGGCAACACCTATCGAAAACAGACTGCTTCTCGCGATGAACCTGGCCTCCCTACTCATCCAGGTTTCGGGGGGAGCAACATTGAATCTCGTGTTTGCCTGTGTCACTCGTGCCTCAAGGCCCTCACCTCAACTATCTAAATGGTAGCCTTGAGGCTTTTGATAACCTTGCTGTACGCCAGCTCCGTCTTCTCAGG belongs to Purpureocillium takamizusanense chromosome 1, complete sequence and includes:
- a CDS encoding uncharacterized protein (COG:S~EggNog:ENOG503PDDN~SECRETED:SignalP(1-19~SECRETED:cutsite=GSA-LR~SECRETED:prob=0.6483)) — translated: MKLLIPALAISTWAAIGSALRIPSTSSSGSDLGHIATIDELKPGLHSPRHFNRLEQRNDPEFVEEFNVQTSTPELFSSLIERLRRRVQDRDTLSHSLPVLPPQQNPPNRWFDLVLRTQSQAMRFRIRMDNLYLDGYRAEASDHWYEFNPDPGQPQLIPGSALLGFRGGYPALEAAAAEGHSRTTIPLGRQQLINAVNSLARSRDDDHSTRARGLIVVIQMISEAMRFTRITTYISDAYLEGIIPDGNITGLENGWGRVSAALLHHDQNPETFRLPQPNPMHIGGVADAIAVLGMLLRYNINGGSRPRRQVQALIPEGRPLVEILWVVIDNIDQENPGDLYGTITATDSVGTQDIYNIDKANPQSIRPRDPVALSGPSRAISAADSFLIDLNLMDHDSDPSPEDEVSRGQIDWNYYSTGNLYDTPIHTAIKGKYGQATVNYIVMSNAAEAVVEVVLINGDNENPADIFGTLKVTSRFVSRELFNKAQKDSISVRPGESIPLSRAVMAVPLDDTLVVRADLWDYDPVSNDEVAKGVASLRPQVLHSTKERIRGQYGEVEVRVTWS
- a CDS encoding uncharacterized protein (COG:S~SECRETED:SignalP(1-18~SECRETED:cutsite=TLA-AD~SECRETED:prob=0.8366)~EggNog:ENOG503PQUF) yields the protein MKLMTLSVLSAYVASTLAADCFGIVNKGLADLADPYWDARYAMCHNEPNSGCGYQQECSTYASKPLGYGGQMKLQVTLTRKYTSNKKGFKDCWAATEDMINQCVKGQQRYAGTWSANGQLYQVDGEIVEA
- a CDS encoding uncharacterized protein (EggNog:ENOG503NYCG~COG:H), with the translated sequence MSATDGAPNKSEAATYTHGHHASVLRSHAWRTAANSAAFLLPHVAPSMRVLDIGCGPGTITVDLAALVPQGHVTGLERAGDVLEKARALAAERGVANIDFVVGDANALDFPDGSFDVVFCHQVLQHVKDPVGILREMRRVARPGSGIVAARESDYGAFSWHPDVDGMEDWRALYRRVATANGGEPDAGRMVHAWARRAGFAPADVSASSTSWCYSTPEEIAWWSGLWAERTVASSFAETAKEAGVATEDELAKASDVWKRWGSEEDAWFAVPSGEVICRRRAEP